gggggcacctgcaataccTCGCcagatccactttctcctggatccttgatggtggctccagccaggcccatggccattcctgccgctgatccttctgcacttttcacggctgcacttgatctatgggggcacctgcaatggcctcgccgaatccgctttctcctggatccttgataatggctccccccaggcccatggttaaccctgccgctgatcctttggcgcttttcacggctgcagttgatccatggggggcacctgcaatggccttgccagatccgctttctcctggatccttgatggtggctccagccaggccaatggacatccctgccgctgatccttcgatgcatttcacggctgcagttgatccatggggggcacctgcaataccTCGCcagatccactttctcctggatccttgatggtggctccagccaggcccatggccaTTCCTGCCACTGATCCTTctgcacttttcacggctgcacttgatctatgggggcacctgcaatggcctcgccgaatccgctttctcctggatccttgataatggctccccccaggcccatggttaaccctgccgctgatcctttggcgcttttcacggctgcagttgatccatgggggtcacctgcaatggccttgccagatccgctttctcctggatccttgatggtggctcccgccagaccggtggtcatccctgccgctgatccttcggcgcttttctcggctgcagttgatccatggggggcacctgcaatggcctcgccggatccactttctcctggatccttgataatgtcTCCCGCCAGGCCCGTGGTCATTCCTGCTGCTGAATACTTCgttgcttttcacggctgcacttgatctaggggggcacctgcaatggcctcgccggatccgctttctcctggatccttgatggtggctcccgccaggcccacggtcatccctcctgctgatccttcggcgctttttgtgggtccagtcacgtcacgaagcttgtgaatcccagcctcatcctgatccctttctctgtggagctctgtggtctgaaccaaggggaggagaatcaggtaagatagagatgacagaaagtgagatctgaaCTGTCTGCTCCTCTGTCATCCTGGAGGTGAGCAACTCAGgggcttatacttagaataacctttgaaatcacGCAGTCTAAGCTCCCGTTGGATGCAAGATCCCATCTATTGCAcgactgtcaaacggccactccattttacttgaacagtcccagggtcagggaaagcactgatacaattctccatgatatacactttaattttatacccttgtgcttctctctctgcaggacagactcctagaagtggggttcctgggtcaagggatgcacaccttctgcattttggtgactacacgggttgggctgatttgaatcagcatgtcggcgtcacggggagacacaacgaaggaaggacttcctaactgtgaatgatgttccacaactgatgagactacctgggctggggtaagtgttcaagaagcgaccagacaatcaggatgctgtagaagggattacagccctggtgatgagaccagtgcagctgatatgatacctaaggtctctctgaaattcagccctgtgggacaaggtggagaagcactcggaacctctccagtgtggtgaatcccatagtgatagctcgtttgtccctgacccttttcaacaatagaaggtatttcccaggcgagtctcagagagcaccaaaggctatgaaggccctgctctcccaaagcaccctgccccgggttcttgagtctctgtgggtgcttcccactaggattttggcatcctctgtagtcgctgcatctccagtttggagcatcggggtactgctgtaactgactaccggtggtctcaggatatagacaagcttttcccaatgggaaaagaggtctttttgtgcatcggaagaggggcacagctgcagatagaaagtacggccggtagcaagattcaggcacagctgctgtttctcacggttgtggatggagatcttgacaaactttaagggaagcagcctggtgagctctagggtcttcaggggcttgcaacctctccccttggtgatcccggcgcatctgacatgctcgtcacagactttcgttgtttgggccagcagcatgacgtcaggtagtgggaagagggggctggtggatgcgacgcccacagtcacccttcggacgcggttgtctaggtcaatcagttctccttccttgctgacctggataaagtcgctctcaaacatgggagcgtacttgaaaatgtcatactctcctccctcgtacagttgtcgttgcaggacccccatggaggtcctcaacacccccactgaacagtagctattggccatgtaatgaggtgaactcccactgctcatggctctcttcgttcaagacagagccaccagccacaaattgagtctcggagagagagagggaacgaaagcaactcgtcacctccctgcaggactctgccagagtctcttggcccgaccatatttataccacaagtcctttgtgacccgtcaccatcacatcgcacaccccttggttgagcctccaagtccccacccccttggggcaggctcaccagcctccccctaaaccaaccaccatgtccatagggaacaggctgaccctgccagggtataggtgtgggtaggctggatagtctttgtaatcaaaaggttgagaaaaccctcctgcttttgtaaatatctgggtggtttccagtcttgttgttgttacaaatctccctgcagggatcatcttcgtgcttctgctgaatgatgtcctggggataaaatcctggaagtggactgtgtccttgctaagggcaggcatcctatgggaattgctgttctctgtgcccccagcgtatataacacagtgctggcaggaacttagaaagagtgctacctgtcagagtcccattggtactgtcatttccaggatatggagaattttctcacccattttctcttttcaaggaggctaacttttgtttatatttacatttatatttatattttttacagttttagaaactttttattgtgaaatataacacacattcatgaaagtgcagaaaccataaatatagcttaatgagtaacaagaaagtgaacacccttgtagctgccacccagagcaagaaatagaaccctgccagcccctcttctgcatgctccctccccacaaagggaacccaaacttggtttgtattttttttcttttccttcttcttttttattgatgtatagttgatttacaatgttgtgttaatttgtgttgtgttaatttcttctgttaatttctgattcagttttttgtatacatacattctttttcatattcttttccattatggtttatcacaggatactgaatatagttctctgtgctctacagtaggaccgtgctgtttatccatcctgtagtttgtatctgctaatcccaaactcccaatccttccctccttgacccctgcttttttttttttttttttttttttttgcggtacgtgggcctctcactgttgtggcctctctcgttgcggagcacaggctccggagccatggctcacgggcccagccgctccgtggcat
This window of the Mesoplodon densirostris isolate mMesDen1 chromosome 3, mMesDen1 primary haplotype, whole genome shotgun sequence genome carries:
- the LOC132486054 gene encoding Golgi-associated RAB2 interactor protein 3-like, yielding YMANSYCSVGVLRTSMGVLQRQLYEGGEYDIFKYAPMFESDFIQVSKEGELIDLDNRVRRVTVGVASTSPLFPLPDVMLLAQTTKVCDEHVRCAGITKGRGCKPLKTLELTRLLPLKFVKISIHNREKQQLCLNLATGRTFYLQLCPSSDAQKDLFSHWEKLVYILRPPVVSYSSTPMLQTGDAATTEDAKILTTELHRERDQDEAGIHKLRDV